One region of Candidatus Margulisiibacteriota bacterium genomic DNA includes:
- a CDS encoding ATP-binding protein, with protein MMSLSDLWKTFRFITDPASLSEKESEFLFAFLAEEHRKKEQKRIEYLMRMSGIKRIKLLSDFDWIFNPKIPREKIMEYMHTEWLAKPSNLIIIGPAGVGKTHIATAFCHDALTKGHQTVFSSLFDLMARFSRARSVYNLIDYCVRVPVLCLDELGYAVPTKEQADILFQIISKRTELATTIVTTNLTPSQWGKVFDTVTASAILDRLSMNGKFITFEGRSYRSRKLEKS; from the coding sequence ATGATGAGCTTATCTGACCTTTGGAAAACCTTCCGGTTTATCACCGATCCTGCATCATTATCTGAGAAGGAGAGTGAGTTCCTTTTTGCCTTCCTTGCGGAAGAGCACAGGAAAAAAGAGCAGAAGCGAATCGAGTATCTCATGAGAATGTCGGGGATTAAAAGGATAAAGCTTTTATCTGACTTTGACTGGATCTTCAATCCCAAAATACCCCGTGAGAAAATTATGGAGTATATGCACACCGAATGGCTCGCCAAACCCTCGAATCTCATCATTATCGGCCCTGCCGGTGTGGGCAAGACCCATATTGCCACTGCTTTCTGCCATGATGCTCTTACAAAGGGACACCAGACCGTTTTCTCAAGCCTCTTTGATCTTATGGCACGGTTCTCCAGGGCAAGGAGTGTCTACAACCTCATTGACTACTGTGTGAGAGTGCCCGTCCTCTGCCTTGATGAGTTGGGGTATGCGGTACCGACCAAAGAGCAGGCCGATATCCTCTTCCAGATCATATCGAAAAGAACGGAGCTTGCGACGACCATAGTGACCACAAACCTTACCCCTTCCCAATGGGGAAAGGTGTTTGATACAGTAACAGCATCGGCGATCCTGGATAGACTCAGTATGAACGGTAAGTTTATTACCTTTGAAGGGAGGTCTTATAGAAGCAGGAAACTGGAGAAAAGCTGA